The Halorussus limi genome includes a region encoding these proteins:
- a CDS encoding N-acetylmuramoyl-L-alanine amidase has translation MQENNDAKSTRRDVLKRAATAGVVGLGGAALGSGTAAAKPAVDWEPADSSNYTAADRGAGKIDWIVIHTVQGSASSAVNWFQDPDADVSAHYTVSEGGHKYQSVSDINIAWHAGGSNYNTYSVGIEHGGYVSESYEDAQYRASAKLASWLCDQYGVPKQHPSNVPYDAANPANGGIIAHSQVPESTHTDPGANWDWDYYIDLVNSY, from the coding sequence ATGCAAGAAAACAACGATGCGAAATCGACTCGGCGAGACGTACTGAAGCGCGCTGCCACGGCCGGTGTGGTCGGCCTCGGCGGCGCAGCACTGGGTAGCGGTACCGCGGCGGCGAAGCCGGCCGTCGACTGGGAACCGGCCGACTCGAGCAACTACACGGCCGCGGACCGCGGTGCGGGCAAGATCGACTGGATCGTCATCCACACCGTGCAGGGGTCGGCCAGCAGTGCGGTCAACTGGTTCCAGGACCCCGACGCCGACGTGAGCGCCCACTACACCGTCTCCGAGGGCGGCCACAAGTACCAGAGCGTCAGCGACATCAACATCGCGTGGCACGCGGGCGGGTCGAACTACAACACGTACTCGGTCGGCATCGAACACGGCGGCTACGTCAGCGAGAGCTACGAGGACGCCCAGTACCGGGCGTCGGCCAAGCTCGCCAGCTGGCTCTGTGACCAGTACGGCGTCCCGAAGCAGCACCCGTCGAACGTCCCGTACGACGCGGCGAACCCGGCCAACGGCGGTATCATCGCCCACTCGCAGGTGCCCGAGAGCACGCACACCGACCCCGGTGCCAACTGGGACTGGGACTACTACATCGACCTCGTCAACTCGTACTGA
- a CDS encoding ABC transporter permease yields MKQLIEQGQSPSAAQMQTINSMVKTYTGIDPSVPWYVSYYEYLKNIVLYQDFGRSIFKNKPVFDILFRAMPWSVFISIYGLALGTTVSLLFGAVMAYNEGSKFDAVMTIVSIGNSTVPYYVVAILTLIVFSFNLGWFPSGGRMNPSTTPGLNLPFIVGVVKHAALPVFSAFIASFGGALAFRGNCIREMGEGYIRVARLRGISQGRIAIRYVGRNALLPVYTNIMMGIASVFGSSIILETIFNYPAMGMVTFNALMNRDYPLIMGSFIFFTIITLLGILVADLTYGIIDPRVKGGKERETY; encoded by the coding sequence ATGAAACAACTGATCGAACAGGGCCAGAGCCCGTCGGCCGCGCAGATGCAGACCATCAACTCGATGGTCAAAACGTACACCGGTATCGACCCGTCGGTGCCGTGGTACGTCTCCTACTACGAGTACCTGAAGAACATCGTCCTCTATCAGGACTTCGGGCGGTCGATATTCAAGAACAAGCCTGTGTTCGACATCCTCTTCCGAGCGATGCCGTGGTCGGTGTTCATCAGCATCTACGGCCTCGCGCTCGGGACGACCGTCAGTCTGCTGTTCGGCGCCGTCATGGCGTACAACGAGGGGAGCAAGTTCGACGCCGTGATGACCATCGTCTCCATCGGCAACAGCACGGTTCCCTACTACGTCGTCGCCATCCTCACGCTCATCGTCTTCTCGTTCAACCTCGGGTGGTTCCCCAGCGGGGGGCGCATGAACCCCTCGACGACGCCCGGCCTCAACTTGCCGTTCATCGTCGGCGTCGTCAAGCACGCGGCGCTCCCGGTCTTCTCGGCGTTCATCGCCAGTTTCGGCGGCGCGCTGGCGTTTCGCGGCAACTGCATCCGCGAGATGGGCGAGGGATACATCCGTGTCGCCCGACTTCGCGGCATCAGTCAGGGTCGAATCGCGATTCGCTACGTCGGCCGTAACGCGCTGTTGCCCGTCTACACCAACATCATGATGGGCATCGCGAGCGTCTTCGGGAGCAGCATCATCCTCGAGACGATATTCAACTACCCTGCGATGGGGATGGTGACGTTCAACGCGCTCATGAACCGGGACTACCCGCTCATCATGGGGTCGTTCATCTTCTTCACGATAATCACGCTGTTGGGCATCCTCGTCGCCGACCTCACGTACGGTATCATCGACCCGCGCGTCAAAGGAGGGAAGGAACGTGAAACCTACTGA
- a CDS encoding ABC transporter permease, protein MKPTDDPTESADDADGAAVRTDGGTGSRSGGTGGVDETLFTQTSNVPDPTVREKVERAFERRVYAPAAILLNDWRGLVGSVILVGFVLMGTVGVYVVPEPTVMEGPIFVPPFTNWSYPLGTGVMGESLFKQVVHATPAMLQMITAGALLSVVLGTGIGTVAGYRGGRTDKTLMTLTDTVLTIPGLVLIIVLATIYQPENPFVVGLILGIDNWPRLARTIRSQVLSIREEAFTEASRIMGLSDPHILRRDVISNLMPYITVNFANSARRIIFESVALYFLGILPQSQLNWGVMMDDAYTGANLTNPNQIHWLLVPMALIVLISLGFILLAQGLDRVFNVKLRARHEGSANGGGDAT, encoded by the coding sequence GTGAAACCTACTGACGACCCGACCGAATCGGCCGACGACGCCGACGGTGCGGCCGTTCGCACCGACGGCGGAACCGGTAGCCGCTCCGGCGGGACCGGCGGCGTGGACGAGACGCTGTTCACGCAGACGTCGAACGTGCCCGACCCGACGGTCCGCGAGAAGGTCGAGCGAGCGTTCGAGCGCCGCGTCTACGCCCCCGCGGCGATACTCCTGAACGATTGGCGGGGACTCGTCGGGTCGGTCATCCTCGTCGGATTCGTCCTCATGGGGACGGTCGGCGTCTACGTCGTTCCCGAACCCACCGTGATGGAGGGGCCCATCTTCGTGCCGCCGTTCACGAACTGGTCGTACCCGCTCGGGACCGGCGTGATGGGCGAGTCACTCTTCAAGCAAGTCGTTCACGCGACGCCCGCGATGTTGCAGATGATAACCGCCGGTGCGCTGCTCTCGGTCGTCCTCGGGACCGGAATCGGAACCGTCGCGGGCTACCGCGGCGGTCGCACCGACAAGACCCTGATGACGCTGACCGACACCGTCCTCACGATTCCGGGGCTGGTCCTCATCATCGTGCTGGCGACAATCTATCAGCCCGAAAACCCCTTCGTGGTCGGTCTCATCCTCGGCATCGACAACTGGCCGCGGCTGGCGCGAACCATCCGCTCGCAGGTGTTGAGCATCCGCGAGGAGGCGTTCACCGAGGCGTCGCGCATCATGGGGCTGTCGGACCCCCACATCCTCCGCCGAGACGTCATCTCGAACCTGATGCCGTACATCACGGTGAACTTCGCCAACAGCGCGCGCCGCATCATCTTCGAGTCGGTCGCGCTATACTTCCTCGGCATCCTTCCCCAATCGCAACTCAACTGGGGCGTGATGATGGACGACGCGTACACCGGCGCGAACCTGACGAACCCGAACCAGATTCACTGGTTGCTGGTTCCGATGGCGCTCATCGTCCTCATCTCGCTCGGGTTCATCCTGCTGGCGCAGGGACTCGACCGCGTCTTCAACGTCAAACTCCGGGCCCGCCACGAGGGGTCGGCGAACGGCGGAGGTGACGCGACGTGA
- a CDS encoding anhydro-N-acetylmuramic acid kinase: MSDASLDARRRQRCAPEEVGERTVVGLMSGTSLDGVDAACCRIRRDGDGPRGYDVSVESFVTRPYDPAFRERIAAACGEAGTVADACELNVALGAVFAAAAEDAADAAGLSLADVDAIGSHGQTIRHVPEPQSLPVGDDRLRSTLQIGDGSVVAERTGVPTVADFRTADVAVGGHGAPLVPFADLALLADDTRFRVAQNVGGIANCTALPPDPTRGDVSAFDTGPGNMVIDGVVELLTDGERTYDRDGCLARAGTVDEALLEECLDDDYFRSEPPKSTGRERFGRAYARKFLDACRARNLSDEDAVATATALTARSIADAYRRFLPRTPDEVVVSGGGAYNPALVGMLDDAVEAEVRTVNEYGVGADEKEAVAFALLAAAAMDGVPNNVPEATGASRPVVMGKRCPPR; this comes from the coding sequence GTGAGCGACGCGTCACTCGACGCGCGCCGACGCCAGCGATGCGCCCCCGAGGAAGTCGGCGAGCGCACCGTCGTCGGTCTCATGTCGGGCACGTCCCTCGACGGCGTGGACGCCGCCTGCTGTCGGATTCGCCGGGACGGCGACGGGCCGCGCGGCTACGATGTGAGCGTCGAATCGTTCGTCACGCGCCCGTACGACCCCGCGTTCCGCGAGCGAATCGCGGCGGCGTGTGGCGAGGCGGGAACCGTCGCCGACGCGTGCGAGTTGAACGTGGCGCTCGGCGCGGTGTTCGCTGCCGCGGCCGAAGACGCCGCGGACGCCGCCGGTCTCTCGCTCGCGGACGTGGACGCAATCGGGTCGCACGGCCAGACGATTCGCCACGTTCCGGAACCGCAGTCGCTCCCGGTCGGCGACGACCGACTGCGCTCGACGCTACAAATCGGCGACGGCAGCGTCGTCGCCGAGCGAACCGGCGTGCCTACGGTGGCGGACTTCCGAACAGCGGACGTCGCAGTCGGCGGCCACGGCGCACCGCTCGTCCCGTTCGCCGACCTCGCCCTGCTGGCCGACGACACCCGCTTTCGCGTCGCCCAGAACGTCGGCGGTATCGCCAACTGCACCGCGCTACCGCCGGACCCGACCCGCGGCGACGTGTCGGCCTTCGACACCGGGCCGGGGAATATGGTCATCGACGGCGTCGTGGAGTTGCTGACCGACGGCGAACGGACGTACGACCGCGACGGGTGTCTCGCCCGCGCGGGAACCGTCGACGAGGCGCTCCTCGAGGAGTGCTTGGACGACGACTACTTCCGCTCCGAACCGCCGAAATCGACCGGGCGCGAGCGGTTCGGTCGGGCGTACGCCCGAAAGTTTCTCGACGCGTGTCGCGCTCGAAACCTCTCGGACGAGGACGCCGTCGCCACCGCCACCGCGCTGACCGCTCGCTCCATCGCGGACGCCTACCGCCGGTTCCTCCCGCGAACCCCGGACGAGGTGGTCGTCTCCGGCGGCGGCGCGTACAACCCGGCGCTCGTCGGGATGCTCGACGACGCGGTGGAAGCCGAGGTGCGCACCGTCAACGAGTACGGCGTCGGTGCCGACGAGAAGGAGGCCGTCGCCTTCGCTCTGCTCGCCGCCGCGGCGATGGACGGGGTTCCGAACAACGTTCCCGAGGCGACCGGCGCGTCCCGCCCCGTGGTGATGGGGAAGCGCTGCCCGCCGCGGTAA
- a CDS encoding ABC transporter substrate-binding protein, whose translation MVNDNHVTGGDTDGNRVTRRQWLALGGGAALTGLAGCSGDNPNETDVTMSSKPDETDTTGETDTEQSGGSPVTTTLNMRAPVSWQPSKSNVNPFTDTKNTEYWMDYMWSESPVYPNARGEPIYWLADEINLKGGGCEVHIKLSEDYTWWDGTPVTAKDVHTTQLISDYKNYMGPDQTEDSWEVVDKYTVKNVLPGPANPSLKKSQYYSVVAKHDYFKSWLEKYEDASNESAVKQVTKNLQEHRITLNDLTEKGLGCGLWKPTQLSPTKAVHEKYQDHPRADWTNLETFNWHLISEKQKAIQALKTGKLDMGDKTVTQAQSNDRVSIFNRFGTSSIVKLAMNWNNEHLARRPVRRAIAYLLDHDELVKIIKTTQGLKYKSRSTVNGLSSKQAQKWGGKSFQNKLIGYGRKSQPEKAKKVLQDAGYSKKGGVWVGPNGSKVNDLTYLTPPWNIYETIGNYLSPKLDKFGFKNKLIIPSSSGFWKRWTDTHDFDMVNWFSNTSHPGNAFATNSVAGLGKYNEVATVKQPKGKCKVNRTTPELSQPRSKKLNHPIRPKFPKKVGTMGTGGEQQTLYPVKWNDIITQTQSADEVKKYAKKFMWYMNWQVPHIGFYDETRAYWGNTDKFNFPTGKVDDHPNAKETKSEHFTNAMEFLSKGHISAKTK comes from the coding sequence ATGGTTAACGATAACCATGTCACCGGTGGCGACACCGACGGAAACAGGGTGACTCGGCGGCAGTGGCTCGCGCTCGGCGGTGGCGCGGCGCTGACAGGATTGGCCGGTTGTAGCGGCGACAACCCGAACGAGACGGACGTGACGATGAGTTCGAAGCCGGACGAGACCGACACCACCGGCGAGACGGACACCGAGCAGAGCGGTGGTTCGCCCGTGACAACGACGCTCAACATGCGCGCGCCGGTCAGTTGGCAACCGAGTAAGTCGAACGTCAATCCGTTCACCGACACCAAGAACACCGAGTACTGGATGGACTACATGTGGTCGGAGTCGCCGGTGTACCCGAACGCTCGGGGCGAACCCATCTACTGGCTCGCCGACGAGATAAACCTCAAGGGCGGCGGTTGCGAGGTCCACATCAAACTCAGCGAGGACTACACGTGGTGGGACGGTACCCCGGTAACTGCGAAAGACGTTCACACGACCCAGCTCATCAGCGACTACAAGAACTACATGGGTCCCGACCAGACCGAAGATAGCTGGGAGGTCGTGGACAAGTACACCGTCAAGAACGTCCTGCCCGGTCCGGCCAACCCCTCGCTGAAGAAGTCCCAGTACTACTCGGTCGTCGCCAAACACGACTACTTCAAGTCGTGGTTGGAGAAGTACGAGGACGCGAGCAACGAGAGCGCCGTCAAGCAGGTGACCAAGAACCTCCAAGAACACCGGATAACGCTGAACGACCTCACGGAGAAGGGGTTAGGCTGTGGCCTCTGGAAGCCGACGCAGCTCTCGCCGACGAAAGCCGTCCACGAGAAGTATCAAGACCACCCGCGCGCCGACTGGACGAACCTGGAAACGTTCAACTGGCACCTCATCTCCGAGAAACAGAAGGCGATTCAGGCGCTCAAGACCGGAAAGCTGGACATGGGCGACAAGACCGTCACGCAGGCCCAGTCCAACGACAGAGTCAGCATCTTCAACCGGTTCGGCACCTCCAGCATCGTGAAGTTGGCGATGAACTGGAACAACGAGCACCTCGCCCGCCGGCCGGTCCGCCGCGCCATCGCGTACCTCCTCGACCACGACGAACTGGTCAAGATAATCAAGACGACGCAGGGGCTGAAGTACAAGTCCCGAAGCACCGTCAACGGGTTGTCCTCGAAGCAGGCCCAGAAGTGGGGCGGGAAGAGCTTCCAGAACAAACTCATCGGCTACGGTCGAAAGTCACAGCCGGAGAAGGCGAAGAAGGTCCTGCAGGACGCCGGCTACTCGAAGAAAGGCGGCGTCTGGGTCGGGCCGAACGGGAGCAAGGTCAACGACCTCACCTACCTGACGCCGCCGTGGAACATCTACGAGACCATCGGGAACTACCTCAGCCCGAAACTCGACAAGTTCGGATTCAAGAACAAACTCATCATCCCGTCGTCGAGCGGCTTCTGGAAGCGGTGGACCGACACCCACGACTTCGACATGGTCAACTGGTTCTCGAACACCTCACACCCGGGGAACGCCTTCGCGACCAACAGCGTGGCCGGTCTGGGCAAGTACAACGAAGTCGCCACCGTCAAGCAACCGAAGGGCAAGTGCAAGGTCAATCGCACGACGCCCGAACTCAGCCAGCCGCGGAGCAAGAAACTCAACCACCCCATCCGGCCGAAGTTCCCGAAGAAGGTGGGCACAATGGGAACCGGGGGCGAGCAACAGACGCTCTACCCCGTCAAGTGGAACGACATCATCACCCAAACCCAGTCCGCGGACGAGGTCAAGAAGTACGCCAAGAAGTTCATGTGGTACATGAACTGGCAGGTGCCTCACATCGGCTTCTACGACGAGACGAGGGCGTACTGGGGCAACACCGACAAGTTCAATTTCCCCACCGGAAAGGTGGACGACCACCCGAACGCCAAGGAGACGAAGTCGGAACACTTCACGAACGCGATGGAGTTCCTCTCGAAGGGTCACATCAGCGCGAAGACCAAGTGA
- a CDS encoding GNAT family N-acetyltransferase — MEFEVRRLTDYTTVRDGIDCWNRAHPGFSLPERVVTQSVFAPFDGLDVTAWGAVSEGSVVAVAVGKRLVERIPDYAGPEQGWISLFAVDPSVADRRAVADELLATVERAATDRGVSRLRFGGDPGQVLPGAPTEFDRLRETLRDAGFESRGTVHDLQRDIAGFDPGERVARVGESWPDLTVERVGADDADLRSFLADQFPGRWYYEARNVCRVPGGGTDYWLLRHDGTAVGFARTNTPDSTYRGANVNWADRLDGAVCGLGPLGVHESYRGRGWGLWMIATIVERYRDARYDRTVIDWTGLLDYYRKLGFEPWLAYETLEKEVSA, encoded by the coding sequence ATGGAGTTCGAGGTTCGCAGGCTCACCGACTACACCACTGTCCGCGACGGTATCGACTGCTGGAATCGCGCGCATCCGGGTTTTTCGCTCCCCGAGCGAGTAGTGACCCAGAGCGTGTTCGCCCCCTTCGACGGTCTCGACGTGACTGCGTGGGGCGCGGTCTCAGAGGGGAGCGTCGTCGCCGTCGCGGTCGGAAAGCGACTCGTGGAGAGGATTCCCGACTACGCCGGTCCCGAACAGGGCTGGATTAGCCTGTTCGCCGTGGACCCGTCGGTCGCCGACCGGCGCGCCGTCGCCGACGAACTGCTCGCGACGGTCGAGCGCGCCGCGACCGACCGCGGCGTGTCTCGTCTCCGCTTCGGCGGCGACCCCGGACAGGTCCTCCCCGGAGCGCCGACCGAGTTCGACCGCCTCCGCGAGACGCTCCGCGACGCGGGGTTCGAATCGCGCGGGACCGTCCACGACCTGCAACGCGACATCGCTGGGTTCGACCCGGGCGAGCGCGTCGCCCGCGTCGGCGAGTCGTGGCCGGACCTGACCGTCGAGCGCGTGGGCGCAGACGACGCCGACCTCCGCTCGTTCCTCGCCGACCAGTTCCCGGGACGCTGGTACTACGAGGCGCGAAACGTCTGTCGCGTTCCCGGCGGCGGCACCGATTACTGGCTCCTCCGACACGACGGGACGGCCGTCGGATTCGCGCGGACCAACACGCCGGACTCGACGTACCGCGGCGCGAACGTCAACTGGGCCGACCGCCTCGACGGTGCCGTTTGCGGTCTCGGTCCGCTCGGCGTTCACGAGTCGTACCGGGGTCGCGGCTGGGGACTGTGGATGATAGCTACCATCGTCGAACGGTACCGCGACGCTCGGTACGACCGGACGGTCATCGACTGGACGGGACTGCTCGACTACTACCGGAAACTCGGATTCGAGCCATGGCTGGCGTACGAGACGCTGGAAAAGGAGGTCTCGGCGTGA
- a CDS encoding HAD family hydrolase, producing MTYDAILFDVDGVLLDLHADHPSVYRQAVATTFDEFGVSPGDADLDAFVSGATVEEMRRTCSEHGVEFETFWPRRETNASDLQCEMMDDGERLPYGDCAVLHELVDEHDMGVVSSNQHATVEYMLARFDLEHLFDAVYGREPTVEGFRRTKPDTHYVERAMADLGVAEGLYVGDSACDVSAARRAGLDSAFVRRPHREDYALPEEPTYEISSLVALLDLPGVAPSSS from the coding sequence ATGACGTACGACGCGATTCTGTTCGACGTGGACGGCGTCCTGCTGGATCTACACGCGGACCATCCGAGCGTCTATCGGCAGGCGGTGGCGACGACCTTCGACGAGTTCGGCGTCTCGCCCGGGGACGCCGACCTCGACGCGTTCGTCTCGGGGGCGACGGTCGAGGAGATGCGCCGGACGTGTTCCGAACACGGCGTCGAGTTCGAGACGTTCTGGCCGCGACGCGAGACCAACGCGTCGGACCTCCAGTGCGAGATGATGGACGACGGCGAACGCCTCCCGTACGGCGACTGCGCCGTCCTACACGAACTCGTCGACGAACACGATATGGGCGTCGTCAGCAGCAACCAGCACGCGACCGTCGAGTACATGCTGGCGCGTTTCGACCTCGAACACCTGTTCGACGCGGTGTACGGTCGAGAACCGACGGTCGAGGGGTTCCGACGGACCAAACCCGACACCCACTACGTCGAGCGAGCGATGGCCGACCTTGGCGTGGCGGAGGGACTGTACGTCGGCGACAGCGCCTGCGACGTGTCGGCCGCCCGCCGCGCGGGTCTCGATTCGGCTTTCGTCCGCCGGCCACACCGCGAGGACTACGCGCTCCCGGAAGAACCGACGTACGAGATTTCGTCGCTCGTCGCGCTTCTCGACCTTCCCGGCGTCGCTCCGTCGTCGTCGTAG
- a CDS encoding serine hydrolase domain-containing protein — translation MTRSNAPLEAFLTRGLADGVYPGAAAAVGTADGIDRVSTVGLRDPDRDAPTTRSTVFDAASLTKPVVTATTALALVESGDIALSDELGRHVPELAGRRRGEIRLDQLLTHSSGLQPYAFSESWSSASEALAGLRDRSLLDAAPGERHEYSCLNFVYLAEALRRATGRPLDELAETRVFDPAGMDASRLGPVSDEENVAATYDHDYRDRTLRGQVHDPLGWAMDGHSGNAGLFTTVDDLAAFARAYLAADGTLLSAATVERLRDDWLPDCEERHSLGWRLADGTYPAPNWSRRGLGHTGYTGTSLWLDHDRDRFAVLLTNQVHDGKDTGLVRFRERFHAMVAAGKFD, via the coding sequence ATGACACGCTCGAACGCGCCCCTCGAAGCGTTTCTGACCCGCGGACTCGCCGACGGCGTCTACCCCGGCGCCGCGGCGGCGGTCGGCACCGCAGACGGCATCGACCGAGTCTCCACCGTCGGTCTGCGCGACCCCGATCGCGACGCCCCGACGACTCGCTCGACGGTGTTCGACGCCGCCTCGCTCACCAAACCGGTCGTGACGGCCACGACTGCGCTCGCGCTCGTCGAGTCCGGCGACATCGCGCTCTCGGACGAACTCGGCCGTCACGTTCCCGAGTTGGCGGGGCGCCGTCGCGGCGAGATTCGACTGGACCAGCTTCTCACTCATAGCTCCGGCCTGCAACCATATGCCTTCTCGGAGTCGTGGAGTTCGGCGTCCGAGGCGCTCGCGGGCCTTCGGGACCGCTCGCTGCTCGACGCCGCCCCCGGCGAGCGACACGAGTACAGCTGTCTCAACTTCGTCTATCTGGCGGAGGCGCTCCGGCGCGCGACCGGTCGCCCGCTAGACGAACTCGCCGAGACCCGCGTCTTCGACCCCGCCGGAATGGACGCCTCGCGTCTCGGTCCGGTGAGCGACGAAGAGAACGTCGCCGCGACGTACGACCACGACTACCGGGACCGCACGCTCAGAGGGCAGGTACACGACCCGCTGGGGTGGGCGATGGACGGACACAGCGGCAACGCCGGACTGTTCACGACCGTCGACGACCTCGCGGCGTTCGCGCGGGCGTACCTCGCCGCCGACGGGACGCTCCTCTCGGCCGCCACCGTCGAACGACTCCGGGACGACTGGCTCCCGGACTGCGAGGAGCGTCACAGTCTCGGGTGGCGACTCGCCGACGGGACCTACCCCGCGCCGAACTGGTCGCGGCGCGGACTCGGTCACACCGGCTACACCGGGACGTCGCTTTGGCTAGACCACGACCGCGACCGGTTCGCCGTACTGCTCACGAACCAGGTCCACGACGGGAAGGACACGGGTCTCGTTCGGTTCCGCGAGCGATTCCACGCGATGGTCGCCGCCGGGAAGTTCGATTGA
- a CDS encoding SDR family NAD(P)-dependent oxidoreductase, which translates to MDRSDRSRSGDVAIVTGASNGIGRAIARRLAAEDATVVVADVDAEGGAETVAAIEDDGGTAEFVRTDVSDATDVSTMVEATMDAHGSVDVLVNNAGGSFDDGNPDRVTEETWDRIVDVNLKGQFLCARETLPAMVESGGGAMVHVSSVNARLGIGLAAYSASKNGVLALSRIIATQYGRHGVRSNAVCPGSIITDASSEKLTSEGPVREEWLNQYPVDRFGRPEDVAAAVAFLASDEASFVTGAELAIDGGLTAGLDQRLETMMYDIDDPPTDGRGDAE; encoded by the coding sequence ATGGACAGAAGCGACCGCAGTCGAAGCGGAGACGTCGCTATCGTCACCGGAGCGAGCAACGGTATCGGCCGGGCTATCGCCAGACGCCTCGCCGCCGAGGACGCCACCGTAGTCGTGGCTGACGTGGACGCAGAAGGCGGTGCGGAGACGGTTGCCGCAATCGAGGACGACGGCGGCACCGCCGAGTTCGTCCGCACCGACGTGAGCGACGCGACCGACGTTTCGACGATGGTCGAGGCGACGATGGACGCCCACGGGAGCGTGGACGTGCTCGTGAACAACGCCGGCGGTTCGTTCGACGACGGGAATCCGGACCGAGTCACGGAGGAGACGTGGGACCGAATCGTGGACGTGAACCTCAAAGGGCAGTTCCTCTGTGCGCGCGAGACGCTCCCGGCGATGGTCGAGTCGGGCGGCGGCGCGATGGTCCACGTCTCCTCGGTCAACGCCCGACTCGGCATCGGTCTCGCCGCCTACTCCGCGTCGAAGAACGGTGTCCTCGCGCTGTCTCGGATTATCGCCACGCAGTACGGGCGACACGGCGTCCGCTCGAACGCGGTCTGTCCGGGGAGCATCATCACCGACGCGTCGAGCGAGAAACTCACCAGCGAGGGACCGGTCCGCGAGGAGTGGCTAAATCAGTATCCGGTCGACCGGTTCGGCCGCCCCGAGGACGTGGCGGCCGCCGTGGCTTTTCTCGCGTCCGACGAGGCGTCGTTCGTCACGGGCGCCGAACTCGCCATCGACGGCGGTCTCACGGCGGGTCTCGACCAGCGACTGGAGACGATGATGTACGACATCGACGACCCGCCGACGGACGGCCGCGGCGACGCCGAGTGA
- a CDS encoding putative glycoside hydrolase has product MVAVWSYPWRLLSQDPAETRREFVEMGVTSVTVAAHYHSIRTLDPRAENGLFESYEGGCYFDPDRGAFADTSVDPPVNEVDGRADPFGDVVELLRESGIDVNAWLVCFHNSKLGAENPALRVQSAFGDDHEHAFCPSQPAVRAYFEDVARSLAEYDIEAINLESLGFPSAFHGHGATFGHAKNHVVSGAAEEMLVSQCFCSACRERAADHPVDFDRARSVVRSLVRDVVSEPTPQVSSLERLVADRPVLEDLFDFRASVIETFVEGVAAASGGIDLTYSASDGLGRDPNDGWPAGVVLDRIRPHLDRIVALCYTDDRELARRRVRRYREAVDVPVDAGVTLDPDVVGTETEWRGIVDGVSDLADEVHVYNHALMSDAHLDWFDEAAPHLGQ; this is encoded by the coding sequence ATGGTCGCAGTCTGGAGCTATCCGTGGCGACTGCTCTCACAGGACCCCGCCGAGACGAGACGCGAGTTCGTCGAGATGGGCGTGACGAGCGTCACCGTCGCCGCACACTACCACTCTATCCGAACGCTCGACCCGCGCGCGGAGAACGGTCTGTTCGAATCGTACGAAGGCGGCTGTTACTTCGATCCCGACCGAGGGGCGTTCGCCGACACGTCCGTCGACCCGCCGGTGAACGAGGTGGACGGGCGCGCCGACCCGTTCGGCGACGTGGTCGAACTGCTCCGCGAGAGCGGCATCGACGTGAACGCGTGGCTGGTCTGCTTTCACAACTCGAAACTCGGCGCGGAGAACCCCGCGCTCCGCGTCCAGAGCGCGTTCGGCGACGACCACGAACACGCGTTCTGCCCGTCGCAACCGGCGGTTCGCGCCTACTTCGAGGACGTCGCGCGCTCGCTCGCCGAGTACGACATCGAAGCCATCAACCTCGAATCGCTCGGGTTCCCGAGCGCCTTCCACGGTCACGGTGCGACGTTCGGCCACGCGAAGAACCACGTCGTCAGCGGGGCGGCCGAGGAGATGCTCGTCTCGCAGTGCTTCTGTTCGGCCTGCCGGGAGCGAGCGGCCGACCACCCCGTCGATTTCGACCGCGCCCGCTCGGTCGTCCGGTCTCTAGTCCGGGACGTCGTGAGCGAACCGACGCCGCAGGTGAGTTCGCTCGAACGCCTCGTCGCGGACCGTCCCGTGCTGGAGGACCTCTTCGACTTCCGGGCGTCGGTCATCGAGACGTTCGTGGAGGGCGTGGCGGCCGCCAGCGGTGGGATCGACCTCACCTACTCGGCGTCGGACGGCCTCGGTCGGGACCCGAACGACGGGTGGCCCGCGGGCGTCGTCCTCGACCGGATTCGGCCCCACTTGGACCGAATCGTCGCGCTCTGCTACACCGACGACCGGGAACTCGCCCGCCGCCGCGTTCGGCGGTACCGGGAGGCGGTGGACGTGCCGGTCGACGCCGGGGTGACGCTCGACCCCGACGTGGTCGGGACCGAGACCGAGTGGCGGGGGATAGTCGACGGCGTCTCCGACCTCGCCGACGAGGTTCACGTCTACAACCACGCGCTCATGAGCGACGCCCACCTCGACTGGTTCGACGAGGCCGCCCCGCACCTCGGACAGTGA